The following proteins are co-located in the Malus sylvestris chromosome 13, drMalSylv7.2, whole genome shotgun sequence genome:
- the LOC126597778 gene encoding 40S ribosomal protein S16-like, with protein MAAPAIESVQCFGRKKTAVAVTYCKRGRGLIKINGCPIELVEPEILRFKAYEPILLLGRQRFAGVDMRIRVKGGGHTSQIYAIRQSIAKALVAFYQKYVDEQSKKEIKDILIRYDRTLLVADPRRCEPKKFGGRGARSRFQKSYR; from the coding sequence ATGGCGGCCCCAGCAATCGAGTCCGTACAATGCTTCGGGCGGAAGAAGACGGCGGTGGCAGTGACCTACTGCAAGCGCGGACGCGGCCTGATCAAGATCAACGGCTGCCCAATCGAGCTCGTGGAGCCGGAGATCCTCCGATTCAAGGCCTACGAGCCGATCCTGCTGCTCGGACGACAGCGCTTCGCCGGCGTGGACATGAGGATCCGAGTGAAAGGCGGAGGCCACACCTCCCAGATCTACGCGATCCGTCAGAGCATTGCCAAGGCCCTGGTGGCGTTTTACCAGAAGTACGTGGACGAGCAGAGCAAGAAGGAGATCAAGGACATCCTGATCAGGTACGACAGGACTCTCCTGGTGGCTGACCCCAGGCGCTGCGAGCCCAAGAAGTTCGGCGGTCGCGGTGCCAGATCCAGGTTCCAGAAGTCGTACCGTTAA
- the LOC126597776 gene encoding 2-hydroxyisoflavanone dehydratase-like: MASTTAKEIASELLPLIRIYKDSTVERLMGSPYVPPSLRDPETNVSSKDITISQNPSISARLYLPLQNQNYQPPKNPIPVLVYFHGGGFCFESAFSSDHHRFLNRLVSQAQVLAVSVEYRLAPENPIPMCYQDCWDALEWVSSHKPHKESDASKADEEPWLVQYGTFDKLYIGGDSAGGNIVHNVAMKAGFESLCGGVKIVGAFMSHPYFLGSRPIGSEPKGENFEKWLPYRVWKFLFPSARGSDNQMVNPAGEGAPSLAGLGCSRLLVCVSEKDELRDRGIWYYDLVRKSGWEGELEVFEMEGEEHAFHILCEGKTENVKIMIKRLASFLV, encoded by the coding sequence ATGGCTTCCACCACCGCAAAAGAAATAGCTTCAGAGCTGCTCCCTCTAATCAGAATATATAAAGACAGCACGGTGGAACGCCTCATGGGCTCTCCCTATGTGCCCCCATCTCTTCGTGACCCAGAAACCAACGTCAGCTCCAAAGACATCACCATCTCACAAAACCCTAGCATCTCCGCTCGCCTTTACCTCCCTcttcaaaaccaaaattaccagcCCCCCAAAAACCCTATCCCCGTCTTGGTTTACTTCCACGGTGGTGGATTTTGCTTCGAATCCGCCTTCTCATCTGACCACCACCGTTTCCTCAACCGCTTGGTCTCGCAAGCCCAAGTCCTCGCCGTCTCAGTTGAATACAGGCTCGCCCCGGAAAACCCAATTCCCATGTGTTACCAAGATTGCTGGGATGCTCTTGAATGGGTCTCTTCCCACAAACCCCACAAAGAATCAGATGCTAGCAAGGCTGACGAAGAGCCATGGTTGGTCCAGTATGGTACTtttgataaattgtacattGGTGGTGATAGTGCAGGTGGAAACATTGTGCATAACGTGGCTATGAAGGCAGGGTTTGAGAGTTTGTGCGGTGGGGTGAAAATTGTGGGGGCATTCATGTCACACCCTTACTTTTTAGGGTCAAGGCCAATTGGATCAGAGCCTAAAGGAGAAAACTTTGAGAAGTGGCTGCCTTATAGAGTTTGGAAGTTTTTGTTCCCATCAGCTAGGGGTAGCGATAATCAAATGGTGAATCCGGCAGGTGAAGGTGCACCGAGCCTGGCTGGACTCGGGTGCTCCCGACTGCTAGTGTGCGTTTCTGAGAAGGATGAGCTGAGGGATCGAGGCATTTGGTATTACGATTTGGTGAGGAAAAGTGGGTGGGAGGGAGAGTTGGAGGTGTTTGAAATGGAAGGTGAGGAACATGCTTTTCATATCTTGTGTGAGGGCAAGACTGAGAATGTGAAGATTATGATCAAACGCTTGGCTTCTTTTCTTGTCTAG